The Fusobacterium pseudoperiodonticum DNA window CCTTTTTTTGAGCTCTAGTTAATTCAAATGGTAGAAGTTCTAGAAACTTTTTTACTTTTTCTTTTTTTCCTTCAATTTCATATTTTTTAGTATTTAGACTGTCTATAATAAATCTATTTTTAAGTATACCCAATTCTAAAATTAATAGTTCTTCTGTTGCAAATCTTAGATTAGCAGCTTCTATTGCTTGAACCGATTCAGGAAAATGTATATTTTTAATTGCTTGAGTTCTTTCAAAAATCTCTTTATAGCCTTTAACTAAGTCATTAGGAATATTTTCTTCAAAGTATTTTAAAAAGTTTTCTAAAAATTTCTTAATTATTTTTCTTAAATTATTTTGAGTAATACTTTTATTTGAACTATATATTGGTAAAATTTCTTTGGCTGTTTCTTTTTCTTGTCCTTTATATAATTTATATTCAGGATTAATAAATTGAAAAAGATTAGATTTTTTAGTTTGTCCAATAAATATATATTCTTCTCCTACTTTAAGTGACTTACTTATATAGGGCATACCAAACCATAAGACTTCCATTATACCTGTCCCATCAGTTATCATAGCCTTAACAATTTTTTTTCCACTTCTATTTGGCATATTAAGAACAGATATAACACTAGCCTTAACAACCACATACTCATTAAAAGTTAAATCTCCAATATTTTTAACATTACTTCTATTATCGTATGCTCTAGGAAAATAATAGATTAAGTCATAAATTGTATCTATACCTAAAGATTTTAGATTTACTACTTGCTTTGCTGTTATATATTTACTAGGAAGATCTTCCAACTTAGTATACATCTTTTTATAAGCTTCTATCATATAGACTCCTTAAAAAAATGAGCTGTTGTAAAATATTTTCAACAGCTCCACTTTTATTTTAATCTAATTGTTCTAATATTTCATCTGAAATATCGAAGTTTGAGTAAACATTTTGAGAATCATCTAAATCTTCTAAAGCATCATAAAGAGCCATAACCTTTTTTGCTGTTTCTAAATCAGTGATTTCAACAGTATTTTCAGGTATCATAGTGATTTCAGCATCTTCATATTGATAACCTGCATTCTTTAAGTTTTCTAAAACTGTTTGAAATTCTGTGTATTCAGTTGTAACTTCAAAAACACCATCAGTCTCTTCAACATCTTCTGCTCCTGCTTCCAATGCTGCCATCATAAACTCGTCCATATCTATACCTTCAGATTTTACAGTTATGATTCCTTTTTTCTTAAACATCCAAGACACTGCTCCATCAGCTCCAAGATTTCCATCTTTACGAGAGAATGTCATTCTCATCTCAGAAGCCGTTCTATTTTTATTATCTGTTACAGCCTCAACTATGAATGCAGTTCCTGCAGGACCATAACCTTCGTATCTCATTTCTGTAAAATCTACACCTTCTAATTCTCCAGAACCTTTTTTAATAGCTCTTTCTAGAATATCTTTTGGCATATTTCCAGCTTTAGCTTTTTCTATTGCAAGTCTAAGTCTTGGATTGAAGTTAGGATCACTTCCTCCTTCTTTAGCTGCAATTGTTAACTCTCTTCCAAATTTTGTAAATAACTTTGCTCTTTTCTTATCTTGAGCACCTTTTCTATGTTGTATATTATTCCATTTACTATGTCCAGACACAGAAAAACCTCCTATAATTTTTAATTTATATTAAATTTTATCATATATAAGAAATTTATTCTAGCCTTTTTTATTAGTTTATCTAATTTTAGATATAATACCAATACCAAAGACAGGTCCACTATGACTACCTATAGTAGCACCAATTTCAAATCTTCCTTTATATTCTATTTTTCTCATAGTATCTGCTGTTTTCTTTAAGATATCTGTACTTTGTAATTCTTGGTTAGTTCCTCCCCAAGCAGTGTATAGATAGATACTATTTTTACCTTCATTTTTAATGATTTTTTCCATGTAAGAGATTGCTCCTCTTTCTCCAAATGTCTTAGTTTCAAGAGTTACTTCTCCATCTTCAATTTTTAGAACAGGTCTTAATTTTAAAAGACTTCCTATCATTGAAGAAGCTCTTCCAATTCTTCCACCTTTTTCTAAGTAAGTTAAATCACTTACTGCAAAGTATACTTTCATTTTATCTGCAATTTCATAAAGTCTTGCTAGTATAGTTTCAAGTTTTGCATCTTCTTTAGCCATTTTTGCAGCTTCAAGCACTTGATAAGCTTGACCAAATGTCACAGACTTAGAGTCAACTATAATTATATCTTTTTCTCTTTTTATCATTTCTCTTGCAACTTTTGCAACCTGTTGAGTTCCACTCATCTTACTAGACATATGAATAGAAATTATTTTTTCATATCCTTTGTTAAATAATTCTTCATAATAATCTCTAAATTCTGCTGGAGAAGGTTGAGCAGTTTTTGGAACAACCTTTTCTGTTATAAGTTTATGCCAAAACTCTTTCTTAGTTAAATCAACCCCATCTTTATAGTTATTTTCACCTATTCTAAGTCTTACAGGTATAATTGTTATATCTAGTCCTTCTATCATTTCATGAGTTAAATCAGAAGCTGAATCTGTTAAGATAGCTATCTTTGATAGGCTAGGATCTCTTTGTTCTAAGTAGATATAGTAAGAATAGTTATCTTGCTCTCCATCATACATATAGAATTTCTTTATATTCTTAGCAGTGATAATTCCATTAGCTTCTTCTGTAGCTGTTTTTCCTTTAACTACAGTAAGAGA harbors:
- a CDS encoding YebC/PmpR family DNA-binding transcriptional regulator — encoded protein: MSGHSKWNNIQHRKGAQDKKRAKLFTKFGRELTIAAKEGGSDPNFNPRLRLAIEKAKAGNMPKDILERAIKKGSGELEGVDFTEMRYEGYGPAGTAFIVEAVTDNKNRTASEMRMTFSRKDGNLGADGAVSWMFKKKGIITVKSEGIDMDEFMMAALEAGAEDVEETDGVFEVTTEYTEFQTVLENLKNAGYQYEDAEITMIPENTVEITDLETAKKVMALYDALEDLDDSQNVYSNFDISDEILEQLD